TTTTTGCTGCTACTGAAGTGGCTTCCCTGTGAAAACGCTTTGCTCCTGTGAGAACTGAATGACTTAGTAGAACGAATTACTAAAAATGTAAGTAAATTTAGTGAATTCTACTCTTGCTGTAGTACCTACAAAACTCTTCTGTGATTAGCAGCTGATTAGAACTGGTAGGGACCTTGCAAGGTTCTAGAGATCAACCTTATCCTACTTGGATTTAAAAGCAACAGAGGCCTCCCACCCACCTAGAAAAGCCTTTTCTTAGCTTCAGTTAGGTCAAGTTTCAATCTCTGAGACATTTGTCTGCTCCAACCTCCTTCCCATTCTTTGATCTTACCTGGATGTCAGAATTTACCAATATTCCATTTTAAAGCATCTTTGGGCAGGGGGTACACCCTTGGCACATCTGGGTTCTAGCAAGGTCCTCTGGGTACTGTGCCAGTGTATTTTGTTTCTGATTTAGCCATCATTCCCAATTAATTCACACGTCTCTGCCCTTTCCTCACGCCACAGGGGCTGCACTGGTGCCTGCACTTGCTTTCTGGGGCTTCAATGGAATCCTTCTGGTGGCTGATATAACAGGAAAGCCAACTTTCATTACTCGCTATCGCATTCAGCTGGGCAAGAATGATCCTGTAAGTACTTCTCACTCTGCCTTTCCTGCTGGCTAAACACTTCCTGCAGTCTCTTAGGCCAGGAATGGGGAGAAGAACCTGTTATGCTTTTCTCTTGCAACCAGGTAGGATTCCAGGGGGATCAAGTCAAGTCTTGTATACCCACTGTAGGGAGGAAGGCAGATCCTGTTATGAGGCTACTGATCAGATCTGCATTGACTGCTTGTTAAAGAGCTGATCCCAAAACTAACTGCCTACAAAGCTTTTCATCCTTCTAACTAAAACTACATTGCTTCTTTCTTAGTCTCAAGTCCTGACTTCTCTTTTCAGGTGGACAGAAAGAAACTGTGGAAAGCCATCTACACAGCGCTGGGTAATCAGTTCTTTGTCTCCTTTCCCATGCTTGTGCCCATGTTCTACATCATGAAATGGTGGGAAAACACCTTCAGCAAGGAATTACCAACCTTCCAATGGTTTCTTGTGGAGCTAAGCATTTTTACTATAGTTGAGGAAATTCTCTTCTATTATACACACAGGTGAGCTGAGCACAGGAACAGGTGCTTGATTTTCTTCCATGCCTTTGAGTTTATACTCATACCCTACAACAGCAATAATCCTCATCACTCTGTTCCACCAATCTTGTATGTATATGGAAAATCTTACAGGTCCTGAAATCCACCCTCACAATGTGAGGCCTTGGTGCTGCCAGTAACTGTAGTAAACAAAAATGGGTAGAATTTTAAAGGTGGAACAGCTTAAAAGCtaaggaagaaacaaaacaggCAGTTTTTCACAGAAGCTGTAACCCAGCATTCTTTGAAAAGAACAAGACTGACTATcctgaaagacaaaaatctcAAGGGTCAGTGACTGATCTCTGTTCCCTTGTACAGCACCTACAAATTAGGGCCTGACTTCCAACACTGCAGGATTTCCAAACACTGACACCAACATTAGAGGACAGAACTAAAGGAAGGAAGAcaaaagaagcagaaggaagcacAGTATTCTCAGAAATCTGTAGGTTTCCCTTTAGGACAAATGCACCCAAAAAATGTAAATGCAGGTTTTTTACCAAGGACCCATGGAACTGAAAATTCTGATTCTTTGACATTTGCCAGTAGAAAAAGTCAAAACAGTGAAAACATAAAGTGAGTCTTCCCCTAATAGTTCTCCTAGGTTTGAGTAAATAAGTAATTCAGGGACTTTGATTTATGGGATTTATCTGGCCTGAGTTTATCATAAGCCAGTGGACACATTAATTAAACAAGGGCTCAATACAAAGAGAGCAAAGGAAGCAAGGAATCCTACACTCTTATTGCCAGCTACTCTGAAATCTTTATGTTAGAGGAGACACAAGCAAGTCCCCTGCAGAAATTCTGTATTCTGTTACTCCTTTTTTGCAGAGCTCAAACCCTGCCTTTCTGTTTACTCTGCCTAGGCTGGTTCACCACCCAGTGCTGTATAAGCACATTCACAAGAAGCACCACGAGTGGACAGCCCCCATTGGTGTGGTCTCCATTTATGCTCACCCTATAGAGCACATAGTAAGTGGATTCTCCCATGGTCACCCTCCAGTTGCTGTGTGGAGTGTGATTTCCATGGCATGAGGTGGAGTGGTAAGAGAAGAGAATTTGCCCTTAGAGGCTTCTTCCTTAGGAAGAGGAAGCTGAGCTGCATTGCCAAGAAGCTTGGCTCTAGGAGGGTTGCAGGACTTGTTTATACTTGACTCCAGCAGCTTTCAGAGCATAGATCCAAGGGCCTCCAGTAGATAAAGAAATGACTGGACGGGGCTTCCCATGAGCCCCAAGAGGACTGGGAGTGCTTTCAACAAGAGATACGACAGCCTGAGTGATTGTGTGGATTTGGAAATTTGTCAGGATTTTTGTGGTGGTTGCTAGCATCAGTGTTTGCAAGGAGTGTATGCCAGCACCCCTCCAGCTGAGACTTCTCAGGAAAACACATCCCACCTTCAAATATCccacttaaaaattaaatctccTGTTGCTAATAgtcctgggctgctctgagggTCTCCCCAGCTGACAGTCTTTGGACAGCATAATGACTGaggagcccagctgagctgtgctggtgcatGCAGCTGGGTCTGGGCAGCCAGAGCCATTTGTGCCACGGGCAGAACACAgtgaagagctgcagcagggtttgTCACATTGCTGGGTGTGTCTGCAGGCCATGCCCCTTCACAGTGAGGTTTCCCGAGGGCAGATTCAGCATTATTCCAAGGTGAAGCTGAAATTCACACCTCAGACTCCAGGGTGATTTACTGGAATCATGCTGTACTCACCCAGGGTTTGGAGTCATGTCTAACTTCTGCTGCAGACTTATGGAGTTTGGGCTATGACAATGGTTTGCAGTAGTAGAATTCTCTTATCTCCATTATTACTTTTTGGATGATTATGTAACTTTAGTAAGGTGTTTGCAGAGAGATCTTCCCTTTACACTGTTTGCACAAAACAAACCAGTGTGATGGATCACCAGCTCCTCGAGGACAGTCTGCCTGTAGTGGACCCATTAATGAGGTACTTTCTTCTTATTTCCAGGTCTCCAACACTCTGCCTGTCATGATTGGCCCGATGATCATGGGATCTCATATTGTTTCAGTCTCAGCATGGTTCTCCATTGCTCTTGTAACAACAAGCATTTCTCACTGTGGCTAccacctgcccctcctgccatcTCCAGAGTTCCACGACTTCCACCACCTCAAGTATGTCTGCACACTGCTCAGCTTTCCAttctcctgcctctctgctggcaCCACAGGCAGGGAAAGCTCCTTTCTGAGGGTCAAGTGGGCTTGCCTGACTCATGCATCAGCAGAACAGCTCTCCAGTTCACCTGAGAGCAAGCTGAGTGCTGCCAGTCCTTAGAGCAGTTAAACTGGGATTTCAAGGCATTCCAGCTCTGTTAAGGACAGTTCTCTGCAAGGTTCTTCCTTGAAGTTCAGAATACACTTTATGTCATCTAAAGACAGAGCCAGGGCAAGTCACACAGGTAAAATAAGCGAGCCTGcctgtctgtccctctcccaTGCACTGGGATCAGTAACACTGATCAGATTACACTTTGCCCAGACCATCACCATTAACCCTTCCTGACAGAGATTCTCAGCCTCCTGTGCTGGACAGAGAGCAGTTGCAGCAGACTGTTCAAGGATACGAACCCGAGCAGTGGAAAAACATTCCCATCTCTCCAGTGTGCACTATATTCTGACATGCTGCCCAGAAAtgtctgccctgctgcagaacC
This genomic interval from Haemorhous mexicanus isolate bHaeMex1 chromosome 15, bHaeMex1.pri, whole genome shotgun sequence contains the following:
- the FAXDC2 gene encoding fatty acid hydroxylase domain-containing protein 2, with amino-acid sequence METDSGYSSTAELQKQGKKLSDALRISAYVFSTGLLMFTALVNISSWFMQKITLGNFWQTAWLEFYDHMEGDEWTIFLVGAALVPALAFWGFNGILLVADITGKPTFITRYRIQLGKNDPVDRKKLWKAIYTALGNQFFVSFPMLVPMFYIMKWWENTFSKELPTFQWFLVELSIFTIVEEILFYYTHRLVHHPVLYKHIHKKHHEWTAPIGVVSIYAHPIEHIVSNTLPVMIGPMIMGSHIVSVSAWFSIALVTTSISHCGYHLPLLPSPEFHDFHHLKFNQCYGVLGVLDFLHGTDKMFRQTKAFERHKVLLSLTPLSESIPEPPKKEE